In the genome of Chelmon rostratus isolate fCheRos1 chromosome 12, fCheRos1.pri, whole genome shotgun sequence, the window GACACATAAGATGAAAGATTAAAGGAAGTGAAACCCACAGAgctacagcagctgcaggactgaaTAAGACGATGCAGAGCACGTGAGGATCCAGCAGACGGCGATCAGTGTTTAAGCaagaatacaaaaacaaacagtatgaCCACAAATATCCCACAACTAAGAGCGACCATGGAActtctgtttttgctctctcATTAAATGCGTCTTTACAGAACTCCACCTCCGCGTCTAAAGTCTGGCCTTTGGCGTGGCTGTGATTGTGCTTGTCTCGGGATGCTGACCTCTGATCACAGCAGTCCGGACAGTCGGCTTGAAATCTGGACTGTAAACAACCTCATAGATTTTTGGTTGAAAACATTGTGTGAGGGATCAAATGAATCACTTTGGGGTATTTCTTGAACAAATGAACCAATGTGAAACAACAAGAGCAGCGTTTTACAGAATATAGATTATAACTCTGGTCAAAGACCCCTGCATGATGTTTGGTGTGTGCCAAAGTGGGGAAAAATGATGAAGAACAAAGTTAAGAAATGTTCATAACACTGATCTGtgctctctgttttcatgtgtaatTAGCTGCATTTGAGCAAGACGGTTTGGCACAATGTGACCGATCTGACTGCAGTACATgaagcctgtttgtgtttttgtgcgttGGCTTCCGAGCAGCAGCTTGATGGCAGCGATTCAGCCTGATGTTTACTGTTCCTTAGCTCCGTAGCCCTTTGGGGAAATGCCCTGACAATTATTAACTGGTCCAGATTTGAGCTGGActcttcactctgctttgtCCTCTTCATCTAATTCTTGACAAAATGTGGGCGAGATGTCTCAGATTTGTTCTCCTGGTTTGGTTTCCAGGAGTGCTGCACGGTAAGAACGTTCAATTCTGTTACTTAGAGACATTGTTATTGTTACGTATATGTTTACTGTGTACTGTTGTTTATCGTGTATTTCAGGACAAAGTGCAGCTCTGCCTTGTCCTGCTCCCACACTGAATGGTGGATATTTTGTCCCTGAAAACGAAACTTATGCTCATGAAACCAAGCTCACTTACGCCTGTGAAAAAGGACTTAAACCAGCAGCGGAGGTTTGGTGGGCAACAAGCACATGTCAAAATGGCAAATGGTCTCATGAACCACAGTGTATAGGTAAGTGTTTGAGCGATATCGCTACAGGACTGTCTGAAGGTGCTTTGAATTCTTCAAGCGTTAAGCCTtagtgtgtctgctgctgctatgGAGTGATGCCATCAGTTATCTCAGTACATACAAGATAAACTGAACACAGGGAGACAGAGTCAATGAAAAGACATTAAGACATCAGAGTCGTCCAGAAATTCAATAAACAGGCAGCATAAAAATGGCGTTTCACGTTTGTGCATGACGGTGTTGCTCATTTTATTTGAAGTCTTTTAAAAGAGGTCAATAGGTCCACgctctaaatgtaaaaaaagttACCTAAATAAGATGCTCACACAGAATTGAATCACTATATTATCTACAAATGTATGAATTATTCAAGTCCAGTCACTACACTTTCACTCAGGGTAAAAATGCCAATTATACCTGTAACAAATGCTTCGAGTTTTAAACGTCCTTCAGGAGCCACCAGACACTTTGTGACCATTGTTTGTAGTTATAATGCTTTATAATGACATTTATGGATATTATGCTAGTTTTTAACAGTGAGTTCCAAACCTGACACCCTACTAGTGGTAACAAGATGAATCCAAGGGGGTCGCCatgggaaataaaaaacaaaaacaggattttgttaaataatgattttttttctctttgctcctTTATTAACTGATTTATTAATGTCTTTAGGGTCACAAGTAGATCTTACTTtgtaaaaatatcaatatttaaCTTTCATGAAGGTCATTCTGTAAAGTCTGAAAATGTTGTCCTgttctttttcccccctcagctGAAAACGCCTGCATTCCACCAGCTATACCCAatgcaaaatacactgaaaaccAAAATGGTTGGTATGAAGAGGGAAACGTAATAAGGATAACATGTGACAAAGGATATGAATACAAAGACCGGAATGCAACAGCCACATGCAGAAATGGGACGTGGTCCTCTGTGCTCTTCTGCGAGAGTAAGTCTGTCGGATGCGCTGTGAAACAAGCTAGACTCCTTTTCCTGTTCCTGCCCGTGATTTATTGTCTCGTTTACAGGAAGTACCCATGCATGTGGTGAGCCCCCTAAAATCCCCCATGCAGTCATCATTCATCAGGATTACCAGGAGCTGTTTGCTCCAGATTCAGAGGTGCAGTATGAATGTGAAGACGGATATACTATAGAGGGAGGAGACACCAGGAAATCCATCTTTTGCATGTCTGGAACCTGGTCTGAAGGCCCAGCATGCCGTAAGTGGACAGTGTGCAGTGATAAAAATACTTTTATGAACATTGCCAGGGAACATAGTccaggcagcagctgtgtttcCCTGCAAACCTTATTTGAGAAAACACATTAAGTAATTTCCTGAAGGCAGGTTGTAATGCTGATGAGTTCTGTTATtcttaaagctgctataatcaatatttctatattgTATTGCatgtattatattgtattgAATTTCTATGTTTCCCTCCACCCTGCAAAGACTTAATGCAactttcacttcagttcaaTAATGGGAAAAATATTCAgatgtgcataaaaacaaccTCCCAGTGTGACACTAACCAGTGTGTCCACTGTGTCTTACAGGACCTGCTACCAGCTCCAGAACGAGTGAGAGAGAAACCGAACCTCAGATCACTCCAAGTAAATAAGtacattcatttttcctttaCATCATATATACCAGGTAAAAACaatgcagatgaaaaatgatcTATGTCTTCAAAGCTGATCATAAGGCACAGCTCTCATCATGAACCTTATTGTGGGGTTTGAGGATTGATTTggtccaaaatgaaaatgtgggGTGAAattttaattgaaatatttgttttgttgaggtctttttatttttttgtgtcagTCAGCAACTGTGGAAGACCTCCAACAGTTCCTAATGGTGAGGTTGTGGAAGCTAGTGTCCTGTTTTTGAGGTACCAGTGCAGCATTTTTTACAAACGGACGGGTCCAGAGACAGTGATGTGTTACAGCGATGGCACGTGGTCACATGTCCCCACCTGCAGAGgtaaaaacaaaccagctgtCAAAGTCTGTCGGAGACATTGGCTGGAAAAGTTAACACAGTGTTTGTTGCTTCTCTCGTGCAGCCGCTTTCTGTTCTGTGGACACTGACAGATATCCTCAGTTAAAACCTGATGGGGTTAAATATATAAAAGATGGTGAGACCGTGAGACTGGAGTGTGTGAAAATGGCCCACTGGTGGATGGATCATTTCTCTGTGGGCCGGTGCACTGACAGAAGAATATGGCTTTCCAGATGTAAGTATCACTTTAAACTCACATATTAATATGCcattaaattaaacacagatTTTTCAACATTGTTTTGCCAGTCTCACAGAAAGGACAAGACTCCTCAACATATAATGTGTTCATTAGCAAGATTTAGGGACACTGACAGGCAAATTTTGTTACCTTCGGACGGAGCCGGGCCAACTGTTGAcctgtgtttccagtcttcatgctacGCTAAGCTACTGCTAACCGACAACAGCAGTGATTTTTGTGGTACTGTAATATTCCTGAACAGTTAATTcagtgaacaaaacaagaacactgattgaaaacagtgaaaagccTGCAGACATTGAGTGAATCAGACACATCTCAGCTCCCTGTCAACAAGCTGCTCCACATATTCACTGCTGTGCCTCCGTATGATTGTTTTCAGGTTGTAACTGGTTGGAGCATAAGGCGGTAAGATACTCCTCAATCTACCttttacagaaacacacatactgatCTTTTCTCCCATCTTACATGAGGCACTTCTACTGTTTTGTCAattattatttacattcacTGTTTCTATTACTTTACTATTTTactctcttgtttttgtttgtaaaaccTTTGTCTTGTGACCAGAAAACTTGCTAAGGCTGCGGCACCAAGGGGACGACACTGCTGCCTTTGGATTTGCTCACCACTGACAGAACAAAAATGGCGGCCTGGAATCTTCTGAGAGGCAACTAAGTTATAATTATGCTGTCACACCACAAACCGTTTCTGGCTTTTCATATTGTTCAGTGAATATCTGCATGATGTAAGAGCAAGTGGTTTGTCTGTATGctcaaagctgcaaaaacagataaaagtgtTGTGTATTTGAAGCACTGGCCTGAATAAAGTCTTCAAGTGGAATCTCAGCTCTAGTCTTTCTGCAATTGCCTGCagaggttttgtgtttttggataCTGGCCCCTGAATATAACTCTCAGGGTCACAATGATGAGGCTCTCTCAGGTGGGGCACATCCTGGACAGGCTGCAGGTCTGTCACAGGCCTAATAACTCCAAACAATGTTTTCAAATCTGATTTTACTGATCATTTCAGAATGTGACAATGTTTGAAATTTGACTGTCTGTAACTGCCACATGAAGCCATCAGCAACACCACAACACTGCCATGCATGCAATGCTTAGTCTttgtaaagtaaaaaagaaactTCTTCCATTTATGTTAAAGGTTCAGTGTGGAggtttagtggcatctagtggtgaggttgcagactgcaaccaactgaatacccctcacctcaccctcccctacagtggctgtgaaaaacatgaaaggccCTCCCTGGAGACAGCTTTTaatttgtctgttctgggctacagCAGAAACATGCAACATGACGCATTGCCTCTGTTGATATAAAGttcattctaaggtaatgaaaacacaacaattcttattttcgGGTGATTATACAcgaatgaaaacatacttccgaatattatattcagtttctgccaatagatccctcGAAATCCCGCACATGCGACCTTTAACTTTGCATCACACAGAATCAAACCcaaaattattaattatcagTTATCCTatggatatttatttatttgctgaaCTAATTTATTGTAATTAATGTATTGGATATTGACTGCTTTTCATAAAATATAACCAGCAAATGACtatttttactgtgttaaaTTATACTTTAATGATTCATCAATTCCTTGACATTGTCAATTAATATGCATCAATTCATTAATGAATTTTCTACTcaactgatgaaaaaaaaacatgttcagtttttaaaatacaaCTTATTCTGTGGCAGTAAAAACTTCCacaatgagtaaaaaaaaaatgttaacattcacagcagaaacttgttatgaaaaaaaactgaaataatgttaaaaagaaaatacacaaagcaagactgtgtacaaccctgattccaaacatGTTGAGAAGCTGTATGATGATTTGATCCTTTCTGACACgtactcaaatgaaaacagtacaaagacaacacatttaatgttttacatcatcaacttcactgatttttgtaaatatttgcttattctaaattttaagcagcaacatgtttcaaactagttggttcaggagcaacaaaagactgagaaagttgtgggatgctctaaaaacacctgtttggatcattccacaggtaaacaggctgattggtaacaggtgatagtatcatgattgggtgtgaaaggagcatcctggaaaggctcagctgttcacaagcgaggatggagcgaggttcaccactttgtgaacacatgattggataaaggatgttactgcatgggcgTTATGTTTCTAAACATTTCgttttttggaatcggggtgGTAACACATACTGAATAAAATCATCAAACATTTGCTTGTGGAAAACAGAAATTTCATTTCATACGCTGAAAAAAAACCCGGCAGCCTTGGtttcagtaacattttaaatttgtattttcCTGACAATAACTGCCCTCTGTTGTCGTGGATACTGAATACTGATGCTCTGTTCTTctaatgaatgatgatgaagttTGTAAGACTGAGCCTTAAAGGCCCAGTTTTTTGGCAGAGGggcgtcagtgtgtgtgatcagaGTTAGAGATGTTCTGCACAGAGGAAGCTGAATCCAGTCCCAGCAGCGTGCCCAGGTAGGACTGCTCACGGGGATCCAGCATCTGATCGGGCCTCACAGGGTGGACGATGTTGGCGGGCTGAGGGTTGAGGGTGTACTTCTCTAAGAACGCTAGGTCCGTGGCGGCCTGATAGCCAGGGTTCTGCTGCTGTCCTTGAGCCTGCATGCTCACAACGCTGTGAGGTTGGGAGGTGAGAGACGAGGCCCTGTGAGCGTTCAAGTCGCCCTGCGCTCCTCCCGCCATCTGGACAGGAACTAAAGTGACGGGCACGCAGACATGTGTAGGAGGGGCGGTGCTCTGGAGGGCTGACTTAGGTTCAGCGCGGTACACCTTAGACGGTTCCTCGAAAGGAATTGAAACTATTTTGTCCTCACTGAGGGTGCCGAGGGGCTGCTCAGTAAACCGGGTGCTGTGCACGTGGTCAACATGGTACTTGagcttgtcttttcttttaaaggtgGCGCTGCAGTGGGGGCAGTTAAAAGGCCGAGCGTCTGAGTGAATCACCATGTGCTTTGTCAAGGTCTTCTTGATCCGAAATGTCTGGTTGCACTCAGGACATCTGTGGGGTTTCTCGCCtgtcacatgaacacaagagAACATCAGCGTCAGTATTACAAAACCATGGTTAGACAGCCATTTCTACTGCACCCTCgcttttaaaaataataactgaTTAAGATTAGCTGGGGCAAGATGACTACAGAGGGTGGGGCTAAATCAGCAAAGGCTTGATcgtcttttgttttgcagttggaGTGGGCATCCAACTGCAAGGGATCAGAAATGTAACGGGGGTGCAGTCATGCAGAGCCTTAAAAGTAATCAACAGCATCTTTTCTGTTCTCATACCTGTTTTCAAGGACCTCTTGTTTCCTTACCTGAGTGGGTCCTGAAGTGCATTTCTAGACTGGACTTCCCTTTAAATTCTTTCTTGCAAACTTcacactgatgcacagcagTTTTATACCTGTGAACAAGTTCCtcatgaacagagacagaaaccaAGAACATCTGACACACTTTGAAGGGACAGCTAAGGGAAATATTACCACTTTTACATCACTaccaaaaaaagagaataagTAGGACTGTGATTTGTATGATAACATACTTCTGCCACACTTTCTCTCCCAAATGAATGCTTTTGTAGTGGACCGTCAGATGATCATGTCGCCTGAAGCACTTGCCACATTCTTCACACTGGTGTGCTTTCTCACCTGCAACAACCACGGGCTCTATTATAGTAACCACTGACTGGAGACACAGTGAA includes:
- the LOC121615577 gene encoding complement factor H-related protein 1-like, with the protein product MWARCLRFVLLVWFPGVLHGQSAALPCPAPTLNGGYFVPENETYAHETKLTYACEKGLKPAAEVWWATSTCQNGKWSHEPQCIAENACIPPAIPNAKYTENQNGWYEEGNVIRITCDKGYEYKDRNATATCRNGTWSSVLFCERSTHACGEPPKIPHAVIIHQDYQELFAPDSEVQYECEDGYTIEGGDTRKSIFCMSGTWSEGPACRPATSSRTSERETEPQITPISNCGRPPTVPNGEVVEASVLFLRYQCSIFYKRTGPETVMCYSDGTWSHVPTCRAAFCSVDTDRYPQLKPDGVKYIKDGETVRLECVKMAHWWMDHFSVGRCTDRRIWLSRCCNWLEHKAKTC